In Lacrimispora indolis DSM 755, a genomic segment contains:
- a CDS encoding carbohydrate ABC transporter permease, with protein sequence MNSLERQKKRFIVCSLVVPMALLIAFVVFPALDLIRMSFTNWDGYSRTYDAIGFGNYTAMFRNKDLWLSLRNNAVYFFGHLIFIPIELMFAVLLTSRLRGAKFYKTMVFMPYIINGVAISYAFSYFFSPINGAFDEILTVFHLESFIRNWLSDPKIVNFVLTFVSLWRFSGYHVILFMAALQSLPQDVQEAARVDGANAWQMFRYIQIPSIMLMVDFVLFDNIRGALQVFDIPYVMTSGGPGYASSTFTLYTIDTAFKYSNFGLASTMAVAIMIMIVVIYLIQNKIIHGIILKGGEK encoded by the coding sequence ATGAATTCATTAGAAAGACAGAAAAAAAGGTTTATTGTATGTTCCCTTGTGGTGCCTATGGCATTGCTCATTGCATTTGTGGTGTTTCCGGCCCTTGACTTGATCCGCATGAGCTTCACAAACTGGGATGGATACTCCAGGACCTACGATGCCATTGGTTTTGGCAATTACACTGCCATGTTCCGCAACAAGGACTTGTGGCTGTCCCTTCGAAACAACGCAGTGTATTTTTTCGGACATCTGATATTCATACCCATTGAGCTGATGTTCGCTGTTCTTTTGACTTCCAGGCTTCGGGGGGCAAAGTTTTATAAAACCATGGTTTTTATGCCATATATCATCAACGGAGTTGCCATTTCCTATGCTTTCTCTTATTTCTTTTCTCCCATTAACGGAGCCTTTGATGAGATATTGACCGTATTTCATCTGGAAAGCTTTATCAGGAACTGGCTGTCAGACCCTAAAATCGTCAATTTCGTCCTTACCTTTGTTTCCCTGTGGAGGTTCTCCGGGTACCATGTCATCCTTTTCATGGCAGCCCTCCAGTCTCTTCCTCAGGATGTGCAGGAGGCGGCCAGAGTGGATGGGGCCAATGCATGGCAGATGTTCCGGTACATTCAGATACCCTCCATTATGCTCATGGTGGATTTTGTCCTTTTCGACAACATCCGCGGCGCCCTTCAGGTATTTGACATTCCTTATGTCATGACCAGCGGAGGACCGGGGTATGCTTCCTCCACCTTTACCCTTTACACCATTGATACGGCCTTTAAATACAGCAACTTTGGCCTTGCTTCCACCATGGCCGTGGCGATTATGATCATGATTGTTGTCATTTATCTGATCCAGAACAAGATCATTCACGGAATCATTTTAAAAGGGGGGGAAAAATAA
- a CDS encoding ABC transporter substrate-binding protein: MRKRVLALGLCAAMAMGTMAGCSPSKGTTETQKEETAAAGQDGASTEAGKTEAKNDLEGSLVFAIWDNNLMDYIDENDMVGKFQEKYPNAEIEVEKIKDDSEYWNAMKMRTSANQLPDVMFNKPFTLSRFKDYLLDLSDLEAAKNNELASGYAMDGKVLGIPMTAGYEYVYYWKDMFKEAGVEVPTTWEDFEKAAQTLQDHYGKNDPDFMAIALGAKDEWPDYPYMEFMPALQGGNGQNWNDMAKSDAPFADGTDINKAYNKVYSLFTKDVFGKDPLGMGNDQVTALFAQKKAAIIALGDWGLQNIQSGTDDASELGTFYLPVRDTKDDPFRVIVQGDSFMGVTTHSKNPELAKAFVEWFYSEDWYPGYINYVTSASSMKNFPKEKDPILAQSDEQQPDKELVMYDGGGDSFQAIQNEIAFDYKKLGSQMFTNGFDLKAELDGLNTKWAQARTKLGIK; this comes from the coding sequence ATGAGAAAACGAGTGTTGGCTTTGGGACTTTGTGCAGCAATGGCTATGGGAACAATGGCAGGCTGCTCCCCGTCAAAGGGAACAACGGAAACCCAAAAGGAAGAAACTGCGGCAGCAGGTCAGGATGGGGCTTCCACGGAAGCAGGAAAAACAGAGGCAAAGAATGACTTGGAAGGCAGTCTGGTATTTGCAATCTGGGACAATAACCTGATGGATTATATTGATGAAAATGATATGGTTGGGAAATTCCAGGAGAAATATCCCAATGCGGAAATTGAAGTAGAAAAGATCAAGGATGATTCCGAATACTGGAATGCCATGAAGATGAGAACTTCGGCAAACCAGCTTCCGGATGTCATGTTTAACAAACCATTTACCTTATCCAGATTTAAGGATTATCTGCTGGATTTATCTGACTTAGAAGCAGCGAAAAACAACGAGCTTGCCTCCGGGTATGCAATGGATGGCAAGGTCCTGGGGATTCCCATGACAGCGGGCTATGAATACGTGTATTACTGGAAAGACATGTTTAAGGAAGCCGGCGTAGAAGTTCCCACCACCTGGGAGGACTTTGAAAAGGCTGCTCAGACCCTTCAGGATCATTACGGAAAAAATGACCCGGATTTCATGGCAATTGCTCTTGGAGCAAAGGATGAATGGCCGGATTATCCCTATATGGAATTTATGCCGGCGCTTCAGGGCGGCAATGGACAGAACTGGAATGACATGGCAAAGTCAGACGCACCTTTTGCAGACGGAACGGATATTAACAAAGCGTACAATAAGGTATACAGCTTATTCACCAAGGATGTGTTCGGCAAAGATCCACTCGGCATGGGCAATGACCAGGTAACTGCTCTGTTTGCACAGAAAAAGGCTGCCATCATTGCACTGGGAGACTGGGGCTTACAGAACATTCAGAGCGGTACGGATGACGCTTCAGAACTGGGTACCTTCTATCTTCCGGTAAGAGATACCAAGGATGATCCTTTCCGTGTCATTGTACAGGGCGATTCCTTTATGGGAGTGACCACACACAGCAAGAATCCGGAGCTGGCAAAGGCATTTGTGGAATGGTTCTACAGTGAAGACTGGTATCCCGGATACATCAACTATGTGACCAGTGCCTCCTCTATGAAGAACTTCCCCAAGGAGAAGGATCCTATTCTGGCCCAGTCGGATGAGCAGCAGCCGGATAAGGAACTGGTTATGTATGACGGCGGCGGAGACAGTTTCCAGGCGATACAGAACGAAATCGCATTTGATTATAAGAAGCTTGGATCCCAGATGTTTACCAATGGCTTTGATCTTAAGGCGGAACTGGATGGGCTTAATACAAAATGGGCACAGGCCAGAACCAAGCTGGGAATTAAATAA
- a CDS encoding carbohydrate ABC transporter permease: MKTRTMEQGFKQIFCMGMVLIVLAPIALTLFAAFKTKADMVNTSPLLLPPIDRITFLNFTKVLGDKYLLIGFKNTGIILAVSILFNVLFGTITAFILERFEFKLKKVIMGLFFLGMLIPSFVTEIARFKIINSIGLYNTLGAPIVIYVASDLMQLYIYRQFISTLPVSLDESALLDGCSYFGLFTKIIFPLLAPATATVVIIKAITIINDMYIPYLYMPKNRLRTLTTFLMNYANAQQGSWQKLAAGIIIIMLPTILIYIFFQKYILAGIAAGAVKE; encoded by the coding sequence ATGAAAACACGTACAATGGAACAAGGCTTCAAACAGATCTTCTGCATGGGCATGGTCCTGATCGTTCTGGCGCCCATTGCTTTGACTTTGTTTGCGGCTTTTAAGACAAAGGCGGATATGGTGAACACATCCCCCCTGCTTCTCCCGCCAATTGACAGAATCACGTTTTTAAACTTTACAAAGGTGCTGGGAGATAAGTATCTGTTGATCGGCTTTAAGAATACGGGCATTATACTGGCGGTCAGCATTCTGTTTAATGTGCTGTTTGGCACCATTACCGCGTTTATTCTGGAACGTTTTGAGTTTAAGCTGAAAAAGGTGATCATGGGCCTGTTCTTCCTGGGCATGCTGATCCCCAGCTTTGTAACGGAAATTGCCAGGTTTAAGATCATTAACAGCATCGGGCTTTACAATACTCTTGGCGCTCCCATTGTGATTTATGTGGCGTCAGATTTAATGCAGCTTTACATTTACCGGCAGTTCATTTCAACCCTTCCGGTATCTCTTGATGAAAGTGCTCTTTTAGATGGCTGTTCCTATTTCGGCCTGTTTACAAAGATCATTTTCCCGCTGCTGGCACCTGCCACGGCTACGGTGGTGATCATCAAAGCCATTACCATCATCAATGACATGTACATCCCATATCTGTATATGCCAAAGAACAGGCTGCGGACCTTAACTACCTTTCTGATGAATTACGCCAATGCCCAGCAGGGATCCTGGCAGAAGCTGGCGGCCGGCATCATCATCATCATGCTGCCCACCATCCTGATCTATATCTTTTTCCAGAAATACATTCTTGCAGGAATCGCAGCCGGAGCAGTAAAGGAATAA